One segment of Colius striatus isolate bColStr4 chromosome 11, bColStr4.1.hap1, whole genome shotgun sequence DNA contains the following:
- the STK36 gene encoding serine/threonine-protein kinase 36 isoform X2, which translates to MEKYHVLEMIGEGSFGRVYKGRRKHSAQVVALKFIPKVGRSEKELKNLQREIEIMRGLHHPNIIQMLDSFETDKEVVVVTDYAEGELFQILEDDGSLPEEQVQTIAAQLISALYYLHSHRILHRDMKPQNILLGKDGCVKLCDFGFARAMSIHTMVLTSIKGTPLYMSPELVEERPYDHTADLWSVGCILYELFVGTPPFYTSSIFQLVSLIVKDPVKWPTAISPIFKSFLQGLLMKDPRQRLSWPELLSHPFIAGRVTVIDDTEEHGISNPFTTKLPPELQALKEQQAHSMAPRSGQSRILRKARQKMAEEAQRKGQLEAGDASKKGSVKGCPRHRARAALGMAALGEGQPPAVSNEKNPRVLQGKSSKAEWVLEEPPPKPREHSITQDYEREFAGAGARPQPGAARAEPQATGSIDTVNLESEELESDEEWQHLVEATEPSSRQLSVPLSLLRDPAFRHRVQARLAASAQQMLEGMLEGASQLRPVLHVMSNLLATQCDSELLDHFCRELNVPVSLLGIAKQILETGSTKQQPWCIAVLTDLLMVTTVYFSSECWGLEESGRKDSLQAFQESAGCFLALLPALLAKPADSERTLCQQSLLCFTLLCESLDAMYPSVSAPFYASLREEHQPLLHRLLQESISEQPALQGAAVEAKPAHDQSLCVADLFTAALAAACSIPLERNSSREAKQQIALEVAEKLMEGERQQLGRLLGRLEHQGCSLNVLKVPMEEVAQGAAREASLYLLALLTLQLQASPPRLEEVVIMAVDLLTKSPVVSLVGAAALLLTQLSQRGVALELGEEILLVVTNALRAPAELQVPPPMGAGLYDGLFFLLLKFLSQEHVAMEQGFAASELWSVVWHSVAAVLHVGSDRAALEGDSPGAGDPVAEPDWNLLSPQGTLFFLSLALLAFTRESHRCLPQLTQSHGVLMVTLKRLLSPHFLACLAQTQAGEDGDPELVPAVVIQACQLLCFPFALDADRDTLVLVMEAVRDALIPAHLLQACSHHLPFSYAELPMSLLCHLVVSDEQVIDQMVREAAASEHIIAFLTSALSSGSLKLTTDLLCLLTHVARAHPEHLPFLQKILRGSDVADQPLPSLLGHQQYIIRAKTCILLGNLLQYDHGFPQALQRQPGLLESLLGCLADPEESVRKAASFAVGNAASQACSPAALLGRAVPQLTRLLSDARARTRCNAASALGNLARRWAELGDLLMESRAPSLLLELACWDPQDSVREAALVALRALGRRPGVQQVLLSLGAAEKLAALASAGSQPAAGGSPRPSSTRHCQKLLRLLTPQCSTGAGNAAGPLEPGGAAAPHQR; encoded by the exons gtggtggtggtgactGACTATGCAGAAGGGGAGCTCTTCCAGATCCTGGAGGATGATGGGAGCTTGCCTGAGGAACAG GTGCAGACCATAGCTGCCCAGCTGATCTCTGCTCTCTACTACCTGCACTCCCACCGCATCCTGCACCGAGACATGAAGCCCCAGAACATCCTGCTGGGCAAAGATGGTTGCGTCAAGCTCTGTGACTTCGG GTTTGCCCGTGCCATGAGCATCCACACCATGGTGCTGACCTCCATCAAGGGTACCCCGCTGTACATGTCCCCTGAGCTGGTGGAGGAGCGACCGTACGACCACACGGCCGACCTGTGGTCTGTGGGCTGTATCCTATACGAGCTGTTTGTGGGCACCCCTCCCTTCTACACCAGCAGCATCTTCCAGCTCGTCAGCCTCATCGTCAAGGACCCTGTCAAATGGCCCACGGCCATAAGCCCCATCTTCAAG AGTTTCCTGCAGGGACTCCTAATGAAGGATCCCCGCCAGCGCCTGTCTTGGCCGGAGCTGCTCTCTCACCCCTTCATTGCTGGACGGGTTACTG TGATTGATGACACAGAAGAGCATGGGATCTCAAACCCCTTCACCACCAAGCTGCCCCCAGAGCTGCAGGCCCTGAAGGAGCAGCAAGCCCATTCCATGGCCCCCAGGAGCGGCCAGTCCAGGATTCTGAGAAAGGCCCGGCAGAAGATGGCTgaggaggcacagagaaag GGGCAACTGGAGGCAGGTGATGCATCTAAGAAGGGCTCTGTGAAAGGATGCCCGAGgcacagagccagagcagctctggggatgGCAGCCCTTGGGGAGGGGCAGCCACCGGCTGTCTCCAATGAGAAGAACCCCAGGGTCCTGCaaggaaagagcagcaaagcagaaTGGGTCTTAGAGGAGCCTCCTCCCAAACCACG GGAACACAGCATCACTCAGGACTACGAGCGGGAGTTTGCCGGAGCAGGTGCCCGTCCACAGCCTggtgctgccagggcagagccCCAGGCCACAGGTAGCATTGACACCGTGAACCTGGAGAGTGAG GAGCTGGAGAGCGACGAGGAGTGGCAGCACCTGGTTGAGGCCACGGAGCCCTCATCCAGGCAGCTGAGTGTGCCCCTGAGCCTCCTGAGGGACCCAGCCTTCCGGCACCGTGTCCAGGCCCGCCTGGCAGCCTCTGCTCAGCAG ATGCTGGAAGGGATGCTGGAGGGAGCCTCCCAGCTCCGTCCTGTGCTCCATGTCATGAGCAACCTCCTGGCTACCCAGTGTGACTCTGAGCTGCTGGACCACTTCTGCCGAGAGCTGAATGTGCCTGTGTCCCTGCTGGGTATAGCCAAGCAGATCCTGGAGACTGGGAGCACCAAGCAG cagccctggtgTATCGCAGTGCTGACAGACCTCCTCATGGTGACCACAGTTTATTTCAGCAGTGAATGCTGGGGCCTGGAGGAGAGTGGACGAAAAGACAG cctgcaggCCTTCCAGGAGAGTGCTGGCTGcttcctggccctgctgccagcactaCTGGCCAAGCCAGCCGACAGTGAAAGGACACTCTGCCAGCAAAGCCTCCTG TGCTTCACCCTGCTCTGTGAGAGTCTGGATGCGATGTACCCCTCTGTCTCTGCCCCCTTCTATGCCAGCCTGCGAGAGGAGCATCAGCCCCTGCTGCACAGACTCCTTCAGGAATCCATCTCAGAGCAGCCTGCTCTGCAAG GTGCAGCAGTGGAAGCCAAGCCAGCCCATGACCAGAGCCTATGTGTGGCTGACCTCTTCACAGCTGCATTGGCTGCTGCCTGTAGCATCCCcctggagaggaacagcagTCGGGAAGCCAAGCAGCAG ATTGCTCTGGAGGTTGCTGAAAAGCTTATGGAGGGAGAGAGACAGCAGCTTGGGAGACTGCTGGGGAGACTGGAGCACCAAGGATGCTCCTTGAACGTGCTGAAG GTCCCTATGGAGGAGGTAGCCCAGGGAGCAGCTCGTGAGGCCTCTCTGTACCTGCTGGCCTTGCTcaccctgcagctccaggcCTCTCCTCCCAG GCTTGAGGAGGTGGTTATCATGGCTGTGGATCTCCTCACCAAGTCTCCTGTTGTCTCCCTTGTG GGTGCTGCAGCATTGCTCCTGACACAGCTCAGTCAGCGTGGGGTGGCCctggagcttggagaagagatcCTGCTGGTGGTGACAAATGCACTGAGGGCACCTGCTgag CTGCAGGTCCCCCCACCAATGGGTGCTGGTCTCTACGATgggctctttttcctcctgctgaaGTTCCTTT CTCAGGAGCATGTGGCCATGGAGCAGGGCTTTGCTGCCTCGGAGCTGTGGAGCGTGGTGTGGCATTCTGTTGCTGCGGTGCTTCATGTGGGCAGTGACAGAGCAGCACTGGAGGGAGATTCCCCAGGGGCAGGTGACCCCGTGGCAGAGCCAGACTGgaacctcctctcccctcaag GCACTCTGTTCTTCCTCAGCCTGGCCCTCCTTGCCTTCACTCGCGAGTCCCACCGGTGCCTGCCTCAGCTCACCCAGTCCCATGGGGTCCTCATGGTGACACTGAAGAGGCTGCTGTCCCCCCACTTCCTGGCATGCCTGGCACAGAC GCAAGCAGGAGAGGATGGGGACCCTGAGCTTGTCCCAGCTGTGGTGATCCAGGCCTGCCAGCTCCTCTGTTTCCCTTTTGCCCTGGATGCGGATAGAGACACCTTAGTGTTGGTGATGGAGGCTGTGAGAGATGCCCTGATCCCTGCCCATCTGCTGCAG GCCTGCTCTCACCATCTGCCCTTCTCGTACGCCGAGCTCCCCATGAGCCTCTTGTGCCACCTCGTTGTGTCTGACGAGCAGGTCATAGACCAAATGGTGAGGGAAGCTGCTGCCTCAGAGCACATCATTGCCTTCTTGACATCTGCCTTGTCTTCAGGCAGCCTCAAGCTCACAACTGACCTTCTATGTCTCTTGACTCACGTGGCCCGGGCCCATCCGGAGCACCTGCCCTTTCTCCAGAAGATCCTGAGGGGCTCAGATGTAGCCGACCAGCCACTGCCCAGCCTGCTTGGCCACCAGCAATACATAATCCGGGCCAAAACTTGCATCTTGCTGGGCAACCTGCTTCAATATGACCACGGCTTTCCCCAGGCGCTGCAGAGGCAGCCCGGCTTGCTGGAGAGCCTGCTGGGGTGCCTGGCCGACCCGGAGGAGAGCGTGCGCAAGGCTGCGAGCTTTGCGGTGGGCAACGCCGCCTCCCAGGCCTGCTCGCCGGCCGCGCTCCTGGGCAGGGCCGTGCCCCAGCTCACGCGGCTGCTGAGCGACGCGCGGGCCAGGACGCGCTGCAACGCGGCCTCGGCCTTGGGCAACCTGGCCCGGCGCTGGGCGGAGCTGGGCGACCTGCTGATGGAGAGCAGGGCCCCGTCCCTCCTGCTGGAGCTGGCCTGCTGGGACCCCCAGGACAGCGTGCGGGAGGCGGCCCTCGTCGCGCTGCGGGCCCTGGGCCGGCGCCCCGGCGTGCAGCAG GTGCTGCTGTCCCTGGGAGCCGCCGAGAAGCTGGCCGCGTTGGCCAGCGCCGGCTCGCAGCCCGCAGCCGGCGGCAGCCCGCGGCCGTCCTCTACCCGGCACTGCCAGAAGCTCCTTCGCCTCCTCACGCCTCAGTGCAGCACCGGCGCTGGAAACGCCGCCGGCCCCCTGGAGCCTGGCGGGGCTGCGGCCCCGCACCAGCGCTGA
- the STK36 gene encoding serine/threonine-protein kinase 36 isoform X1, whose product MEKYHVLEMIGEGSFGRVYKGRRKHSAQVVALKFIPKVGRSEKELKNLQREIEIMRGLHHPNIIQMLDSFETDKEVVVVTDYAEGELFQILEDDGSLPEEQVQTIAAQLISALYYLHSHRILHRDMKPQNILLGKDGCVKLCDFGFARAMSIHTMVLTSIKGTPLYMSPELVEERPYDHTADLWSVGCILYELFVGTPPFYTSSIFQLVSLIVKDPVKWPTAISPIFKSFLQGLLMKDPRQRLSWPELLSHPFIAGRVTVIDDTEEHGISNPFTTKLPPELQALKEQQAHSMAPRSGQSRILRKARQKMAEEAQRKGQLEAGDASKKGSVKGCPRHRARAALGMAALGEGQPPAVSNEKNPRVLQGKSSKAEWVLEEPPPKPREHSITQDYEREFAGAGARPQPGAARAEPQATGSIDTVNLESEELESDEEWQHLVEATEPSSRQLSVPLSLLRDPAFRHRVQARLAASAQQMLEGMLEGASQLRPVLHVMSNLLATQCDSELLDHFCRELNVPVSLLGIAKQILETGSTKQQPWCIAVLTDLLMVTTVYFSSECWGLEESGRKDSLQAFQESAGCFLALLPALLAKPADSERTLCQQSLLCFTLLCESLDAMYPSVSAPFYASLREEHQPLLHRLLQESISEQPALQGAAVEAKPAHDQSLCVADLFTAALAAACSIPLERNSSREAKQQIALEVAEKLMEGERQQLGRLLGRLEHQGCSLNVLKVFYAGCHASLSLCQHLGRSQSLWGFLMQLSKGEVPMEEVAQGAAREASLYLLALLTLQLQASPPRLEEVVIMAVDLLTKSPVVSLVGAAALLLTQLSQRGVALELGEEILLVVTNALRAPAELQVPPPMGAGLYDGLFFLLLKFLSQEHVAMEQGFAASELWSVVWHSVAAVLHVGSDRAALEGDSPGAGDPVAEPDWNLLSPQGTLFFLSLALLAFTRESHRCLPQLTQSHGVLMVTLKRLLSPHFLACLAQTQAGEDGDPELVPAVVIQACQLLCFPFALDADRDTLVLVMEAVRDALIPAHLLQACSHHLPFSYAELPMSLLCHLVVSDEQVIDQMVREAAASEHIIAFLTSALSSGSLKLTTDLLCLLTHVARAHPEHLPFLQKILRGSDVADQPLPSLLGHQQYIIRAKTCILLGNLLQYDHGFPQALQRQPGLLESLLGCLADPEESVRKAASFAVGNAASQACSPAALLGRAVPQLTRLLSDARARTRCNAASALGNLARRWAELGDLLMESRAPSLLLELACWDPQDSVREAALVALRALGRRPGVQQVLLSLGAAEKLAALASAGSQPAAGGSPRPSSTRHCQKLLRLLTPQCSTGAGNAAGPLEPGGAAAPHQR is encoded by the exons gtggtggtggtgactGACTATGCAGAAGGGGAGCTCTTCCAGATCCTGGAGGATGATGGGAGCTTGCCTGAGGAACAG GTGCAGACCATAGCTGCCCAGCTGATCTCTGCTCTCTACTACCTGCACTCCCACCGCATCCTGCACCGAGACATGAAGCCCCAGAACATCCTGCTGGGCAAAGATGGTTGCGTCAAGCTCTGTGACTTCGG GTTTGCCCGTGCCATGAGCATCCACACCATGGTGCTGACCTCCATCAAGGGTACCCCGCTGTACATGTCCCCTGAGCTGGTGGAGGAGCGACCGTACGACCACACGGCCGACCTGTGGTCTGTGGGCTGTATCCTATACGAGCTGTTTGTGGGCACCCCTCCCTTCTACACCAGCAGCATCTTCCAGCTCGTCAGCCTCATCGTCAAGGACCCTGTCAAATGGCCCACGGCCATAAGCCCCATCTTCAAG AGTTTCCTGCAGGGACTCCTAATGAAGGATCCCCGCCAGCGCCTGTCTTGGCCGGAGCTGCTCTCTCACCCCTTCATTGCTGGACGGGTTACTG TGATTGATGACACAGAAGAGCATGGGATCTCAAACCCCTTCACCACCAAGCTGCCCCCAGAGCTGCAGGCCCTGAAGGAGCAGCAAGCCCATTCCATGGCCCCCAGGAGCGGCCAGTCCAGGATTCTGAGAAAGGCCCGGCAGAAGATGGCTgaggaggcacagagaaag GGGCAACTGGAGGCAGGTGATGCATCTAAGAAGGGCTCTGTGAAAGGATGCCCGAGgcacagagccagagcagctctggggatgGCAGCCCTTGGGGAGGGGCAGCCACCGGCTGTCTCCAATGAGAAGAACCCCAGGGTCCTGCaaggaaagagcagcaaagcagaaTGGGTCTTAGAGGAGCCTCCTCCCAAACCACG GGAACACAGCATCACTCAGGACTACGAGCGGGAGTTTGCCGGAGCAGGTGCCCGTCCACAGCCTggtgctgccagggcagagccCCAGGCCACAGGTAGCATTGACACCGTGAACCTGGAGAGTGAG GAGCTGGAGAGCGACGAGGAGTGGCAGCACCTGGTTGAGGCCACGGAGCCCTCATCCAGGCAGCTGAGTGTGCCCCTGAGCCTCCTGAGGGACCCAGCCTTCCGGCACCGTGTCCAGGCCCGCCTGGCAGCCTCTGCTCAGCAG ATGCTGGAAGGGATGCTGGAGGGAGCCTCCCAGCTCCGTCCTGTGCTCCATGTCATGAGCAACCTCCTGGCTACCCAGTGTGACTCTGAGCTGCTGGACCACTTCTGCCGAGAGCTGAATGTGCCTGTGTCCCTGCTGGGTATAGCCAAGCAGATCCTGGAGACTGGGAGCACCAAGCAG cagccctggtgTATCGCAGTGCTGACAGACCTCCTCATGGTGACCACAGTTTATTTCAGCAGTGAATGCTGGGGCCTGGAGGAGAGTGGACGAAAAGACAG cctgcaggCCTTCCAGGAGAGTGCTGGCTGcttcctggccctgctgccagcactaCTGGCCAAGCCAGCCGACAGTGAAAGGACACTCTGCCAGCAAAGCCTCCTG TGCTTCACCCTGCTCTGTGAGAGTCTGGATGCGATGTACCCCTCTGTCTCTGCCCCCTTCTATGCCAGCCTGCGAGAGGAGCATCAGCCCCTGCTGCACAGACTCCTTCAGGAATCCATCTCAGAGCAGCCTGCTCTGCAAG GTGCAGCAGTGGAAGCCAAGCCAGCCCATGACCAGAGCCTATGTGTGGCTGACCTCTTCACAGCTGCATTGGCTGCTGCCTGTAGCATCCCcctggagaggaacagcagTCGGGAAGCCAAGCAGCAG ATTGCTCTGGAGGTTGCTGAAAAGCTTATGGAGGGAGAGAGACAGCAGCTTGGGAGACTGCTGGGGAGACTGGAGCACCAAGGATGCTCCTTGAACGTGCTGAAG GTCTTCTACGCAGGCTGCCATGCCAGCCTGAGCCTGTGCCAGCACCTGGGAAGAAGCCAAAGCCTGTGGGGTTTCCTCATGCAGCTCTCAAAGGGTGAG GTCCCTATGGAGGAGGTAGCCCAGGGAGCAGCTCGTGAGGCCTCTCTGTACCTGCTGGCCTTGCTcaccctgcagctccaggcCTCTCCTCCCAG GCTTGAGGAGGTGGTTATCATGGCTGTGGATCTCCTCACCAAGTCTCCTGTTGTCTCCCTTGTG GGTGCTGCAGCATTGCTCCTGACACAGCTCAGTCAGCGTGGGGTGGCCctggagcttggagaagagatcCTGCTGGTGGTGACAAATGCACTGAGGGCACCTGCTgag CTGCAGGTCCCCCCACCAATGGGTGCTGGTCTCTACGATgggctctttttcctcctgctgaaGTTCCTTT CTCAGGAGCATGTGGCCATGGAGCAGGGCTTTGCTGCCTCGGAGCTGTGGAGCGTGGTGTGGCATTCTGTTGCTGCGGTGCTTCATGTGGGCAGTGACAGAGCAGCACTGGAGGGAGATTCCCCAGGGGCAGGTGACCCCGTGGCAGAGCCAGACTGgaacctcctctcccctcaag GCACTCTGTTCTTCCTCAGCCTGGCCCTCCTTGCCTTCACTCGCGAGTCCCACCGGTGCCTGCCTCAGCTCACCCAGTCCCATGGGGTCCTCATGGTGACACTGAAGAGGCTGCTGTCCCCCCACTTCCTGGCATGCCTGGCACAGAC GCAAGCAGGAGAGGATGGGGACCCTGAGCTTGTCCCAGCTGTGGTGATCCAGGCCTGCCAGCTCCTCTGTTTCCCTTTTGCCCTGGATGCGGATAGAGACACCTTAGTGTTGGTGATGGAGGCTGTGAGAGATGCCCTGATCCCTGCCCATCTGCTGCAG GCCTGCTCTCACCATCTGCCCTTCTCGTACGCCGAGCTCCCCATGAGCCTCTTGTGCCACCTCGTTGTGTCTGACGAGCAGGTCATAGACCAAATGGTGAGGGAAGCTGCTGCCTCAGAGCACATCATTGCCTTCTTGACATCTGCCTTGTCTTCAGGCAGCCTCAAGCTCACAACTGACCTTCTATGTCTCTTGACTCACGTGGCCCGGGCCCATCCGGAGCACCTGCCCTTTCTCCAGAAGATCCTGAGGGGCTCAGATGTAGCCGACCAGCCACTGCCCAGCCTGCTTGGCCACCAGCAATACATAATCCGGGCCAAAACTTGCATCTTGCTGGGCAACCTGCTTCAATATGACCACGGCTTTCCCCAGGCGCTGCAGAGGCAGCCCGGCTTGCTGGAGAGCCTGCTGGGGTGCCTGGCCGACCCGGAGGAGAGCGTGCGCAAGGCTGCGAGCTTTGCGGTGGGCAACGCCGCCTCCCAGGCCTGCTCGCCGGCCGCGCTCCTGGGCAGGGCCGTGCCCCAGCTCACGCGGCTGCTGAGCGACGCGCGGGCCAGGACGCGCTGCAACGCGGCCTCGGCCTTGGGCAACCTGGCCCGGCGCTGGGCGGAGCTGGGCGACCTGCTGATGGAGAGCAGGGCCCCGTCCCTCCTGCTGGAGCTGGCCTGCTGGGACCCCCAGGACAGCGTGCGGGAGGCGGCCCTCGTCGCGCTGCGGGCCCTGGGCCGGCGCCCCGGCGTGCAGCAG GTGCTGCTGTCCCTGGGAGCCGCCGAGAAGCTGGCCGCGTTGGCCAGCGCCGGCTCGCAGCCCGCAGCCGGCGGCAGCCCGCGGCCGTCCTCTACCCGGCACTGCCAGAAGCTCCTTCGCCTCCTCACGCCTCAGTGCAGCACCGGCGCTGGAAACGCCGCCGGCCCCCTGGAGCCTGGCGGGGCTGCGGCCCCGCACCAGCGCTGA